The following coding sequences are from one Humulus lupulus chromosome X, drHumLupu1.1, whole genome shotgun sequence window:
- the LOC133805290 gene encoding pentatricopeptide repeat-containing protein At5g47360 has product MALFSISRSLSSSARPQNPKISIVQFSAAAGDIFNHLQQNGGNVEKTLSTFKAQLDSKCVSGVLHRCNPSHSQMGLRFFIWAGLQSDYKHTPYMYNKACKLFSIIQNPKLLFDVIEAYRTERCSVTVKTFKVVLNLYKQAKLADEALLVLRKMPEFGLRADTTMYNLVIRLFCVKGDMNTAENLMKEMCLIDLYPDMITYVEMAKGFCNVGRLDDAFGLFKVMKEHGCLPNKVLYSVLLHGICKFGNMEKALELLEEMEKEGGSCSPNVVTYTSVIQRFCEKGQTLEAVEVLDRMEACGCTPNRVTASCLIERFCLEGRLNEAYKLIDDVVNRGGVSYEECYSSLVVSLKRNRQTEEAEKLFRKMLDSGLKPDGLACSIMIRELALVGRVLDGYQLCDEIEKMGYSTSIDSDLYSLLLVGLCEKNHLVEAVKLARLMLMKKIKLKSPYIDNIVEILKKSGDEELVNHLTGI; this is encoded by the coding sequence ATGGCGCTTTTTTCGATCTCTCGGTCCCTCTCATCTTCAGCTCGCCCCCAAAACCCCAAAATCTCAATAGTTCAGTTCAGTGCAGCCGCAGGAGATATATTCAATCACTTGCAACAAAATGGCGGCAACGTAGAGAAAACCCTATCTACATTTAAGGCCCAATTGGATTCCAAATGTGTGAGCGGGGTCCTACACAGATGCAATCCTAGCCATTCTCAAATGGGTCTCAGGTTTTTTATATGGGCTGGTCTTCAATCTGATTATAAGCATACTCCTTATATGTATAACAAAGCGTGTAAATTGTTTAGCATTATTCAGAATCCGAAACTTCTTTTTGATGTTATTGAGGCTTATAGGACTGAGAGATGTTCTGTTACTGTTAAGACTTTTAAGGTTGTCTTGAATTTGTATAAACAAGCCAAACTTGCAGATGAGGCGTTGTTGGTATTGAGGAAAATGCCAGAATTTGGTTTAAGAGCAGATACTACTATGTATAATTTGGTTATAAGGTTGTTTTGTGTAAAAGGTGATATGAATACAGCTGAAAATTTGATGAAAGAAATGTGTTTGATTGATCTTTATCCAGATATGATCACTTATGTCGAAATGGCTAAAGGGTTTTGCAATGTAGGTCGGTTGGATGATGCATTTGGATTGTTTAAGGTTATGAAGGAACATGGCTGTTTGCCCAATAAGGTTTTGTACTCTGTTCTTCTTCATGGGATCTGTAAGTTTGGGAATATGGAGAAAGCCCTTGAGTTGCTAGAGGAAATGGAGAAAGAAGGTGGGAGTTGCAGTCCTAATGTAGTAACTTATACATCTGTTATTCAGAGGTTTTGTGAAAAAGGTCAGACATTGGAGGCAGTGGAGGTTCTTGATCGTATGGAAGCTTGTGGCTGTACTCCGAATCGCGTAACAGCTAGTTGTTTGATTGAGCGCTTTTGTTTGGAGGGTCGACTTAATGAGGCTTATAAATTGATTGATGATGTTGTTAACAGAGGTGGTGTTTCTTATGAAGAATGCTATAGttctcttgtggtgtctttgaaACGAAATAGACAGACAGAGGAGGCTGAGAAGCTGTTTAGGAAGATGCTAGATAGTGGGTTGAAACCAGATGGTTTGGCTTGCAGCATCATGATAAGGGAGCTTGCTTTGGTTGGTCGAGTTCTAGATGGATATCAGTTGTGTGATGAAATTGAGAAGATGGGATACTCGACTTCCATTGATTCTGATTTATATTCCCTCCTTTTGGTGGGGCTTTGTGAAAAAAATCATTTAGTGGAGGCTGTGAAACTGGCCAGGTTAATGCTGATGAAAAAAATTAAACTGAAATCTCCTTACATTGACAATATAGTTGAAATCTTGAAGAAGTCCGGAGATGAGGAGCTAGTTAACCATTTAACTGGAATTTGA